Proteins encoded in a region of the Labrus mixtus chromosome 19, fLabMix1.1, whole genome shotgun sequence genome:
- the LOC132994653 gene encoding coagulation factor XIII A chain-like, producing MTSSAKESNTHRGRYSEPVPTSNLTNDEADFPEFEFFDEKATPRSNAPSGDALSVVKVDMCQSINKPNHYTVAYDITNLVVRRGKQFVIRITFNRPIVRGDDFQVEFLIGSHPSPSKGTLLAVTFGDRKGSSWSGTILEEQGESMIFGITPTANAIVGKFRCYVAVITGNGIQRTKRDARTDLYLLCNAWCPEDAVFLNDEAERKEYILNDNGMIFQGAYNAVSYRNWMYGQFEKGILDACIYILDCCRIPISTRGNVIQVVRMVSSMVNAQDDNGVLVGNWGSDFSMGKSPSSWTGSVQILLQYVNTGVPVAYAQCWVFAGVFNTLLRCLGIPARVITNFNSAHDSTGNLKTDLIFKMDGSPDRRHTMDSIWNYHCWNEVFINRHDLPPHCSGWQVVDATPQETSDGYYRCGPSSVNAIKDGLLCHPFDCGFVFAEVNSDIVCYKRNRYGTLNVFWVHKSYVGMLICTKAVGRYEFLDITHNYKYRQGSPEDNRTMRRAEEYGCERDHSELDESEMSVSISAEPVQMCQDVILAVEFQNQGDLPKTVQAHLSESVIFYTGVIANHFKDYDFTVTVPAHQMERVMLKVTAEEYLPHLGNQLSLHFVVTGQADEQSLTAIKVVDLQTPELTMEVSGQPQVQQEMFVTVSFTNPYSFPLRDVVVAIEGPGLMSYKTRSYSVIEPQASYSWKESFIPRLEGQRRLVAFMVCSNLGQAGGVIDVEIEA from the exons ATGACGTCTTCAGCCAAAGAATCAAACACCCACAGGGGGCGCTACTCTGAGCCG GTGCCCACCTCCAACCTTACAAATGATGAAGCGGATTTCCCGGAATTTGAGTTTTTTGATGAGAAGGCCACGCCCAGAAGTAACGCACCTTCGGGAG ATGCTCTGTCGGTGGTCAAAGTGGACATGTGTCAGTCGATCAACAAACCCAACCATTACACCGTCGCCTACGACATCACGAACCTGGTGGTCCGACGCGGTAAACAGTTCGTCATTAGGATCACCTTCAACCGCCCTATCGTCAGAGGAGACGACTTCCAGGTCGAGTTCCTCATCG gctcTCACCCTTCTCCCAGTAAAGGAACTCTGCTGGCGGTGACTTTTGGCGACCGTaaaggtagctcgtggtcaggtACGATCCTGGAGGAGCAGGGAGAGTCGATGATATTTGGGATCACGCCAACGGCCAACGCCATCGTGGGGAAGTTTCGTTGCTATGTGGCTGTCATTACAGGCAACGGCATTCAGCGAACCAAGAGGGATGCCAGGACCGACTTGTACCTGTTGTGCAATGCCTGGTGCCCAG AGGACGCTGTGTTTCTTAACGATGAAGCAGAACGGAAGGAATATATCCTGAACGACAACGGTATGATCTTCCAGGGTGCTTACAATGCTGTGTCATACCGCAACTGGATGTATGGACAG TTTGAGAAGGGCATTTTGGACGCCTGTATTTACATCCTGGATTGTTGTCGGATTCCGATCTCCACCCGAGGCAACGTCATCCAAGTGGTCAGGATGGTATCGTCCATG GTGAACGCTCAGGATGATAACGGTGTGCTGGTCGGGAACTGGGGCAGCGATTTCTCCATGGGCAAATCCCCGTCATCTTGGACCGGCAGCGTCCAGATTCTGCTGCAGTACGTCAACACTGGAGTCCCTGTTGCCTATGCCCAGTGCTGGGTGTTCGCTGGGGTCTTCAACACCT TGCTTCGTTGCCTCGGCATCCCGGCTAGAGTCATCACCAACTTCAATTCAGCTCATGACAGCACGGGCAACCTGAAGACCGACCTGATCTTCAAGATGGACGGCTCACCGGACAGACGCCACACAATGGACTCAATCTG GAACTACCACTGCTGGAACGAAGTGTTCATCAACCGTCACGACCTCCCGCCCCACTGCAGCGGCTGGCAGGTGGTGGACGCCACGCCGCAGGAGACCAGCGATG GATATTATCGCTGCGGTCCATCCTCTGTCAATGCCATCAAGGACGGTCTGCTGTGTCACCCATTTGACTGCGGATTCGTCTTCGCTGAG GTGAACAGTGATATTGTCTGCTATAAGCGGAATCGTTATGGGACTCTGAATGTGTTCTGGGTGCACAAGAGTTACGTTGGAATGCTGATCTGCACCAAAGCTGTTGGCAGATATGAATTTCTGGACATCACACACAACTACAAGTACCGTCAAG GCAGTCCAGAGGATAACAGGACAATGAGGCGGGCAGAGGAATACGGCTGTGAGAGGGATCACTCTGAGCTGGATGAGTCTGAGATGTCTGTTTCCATCAGTGCTGAGCCG GTCCAGATGTGTCAGGATGTGATCCTGGCAGTGGAATTCCAGAACCAGGGTGATCTCCCCAAAACCGTCCAGGCTCACCTGTCTGAGTCGGTCATCTTCTACACTGGAGTCATAGCCAATCACTTCAAAGATTATGACTTCACTGTCACCGTGCCTGCCCACCAGA tggaGCGTGTGATGCTGAAGGTCACCGCTGAGGAGTACCTGCCTCACCTGGGCAATCAGCTCTCTCTGCACTTTGTTGTGACTGGACAGGCTGATGAACAATCGCTGACCGCCATCAAGGTGGTCGACCTGCAGACCCCTGAACTCACCATGGag GTGAGTGGGCAGCCTCAGGTGCAGCAGGAGATGTTTGTGACCGTCTCCTTCACCAACCCCTACAGCTTCCCCCTGCGGGATGTAGTCGTGGCCATAGAGGGACCGGGACTCATGAGCTACAAGACTCGTTCCTACAG tgtcattGAGCCTCAAGCTTCGTACTCCTGGAAGGAGTCGTTCATCCCTCGACTGGAAGGACAACGCCGACTTGTGGCTTTTATGGTCTGCAGCAACCTCGGCCAG GCTGGCGGAGTGATTGATGTTGAAATTGAAGCCTGA